The DNA window GGGGGGATGAGCACGCAGGTCTTCCGCGAGTGTGCGATGGAAGGGCGGAAGTTCGGGGTCGGGCTCTGTGCGATCACCCAGCAGCCGAAGAACATCGACTCCCGTATCCTCGCCCAGATGAACACCTTCGTCGAGATGGGCCTCTCTGACAAGGACGACCGGCAGATCATCGCCGGGTCGGCAAAACAGGACCTGACCCCGATGGACACCGAGGTGCAGACGCTCAGCAAGGGAGAGGCCGTCATCTCGACGATCGGGATCCCGTTCCCGATCAGTACCAAGATCCATCTCTTCCAGGAGTACCTGGACCAGCTGAACCGGCAGGAATAAACCCTTTTTTACCCGGGTCAGTCGACCCGGGTCCGGAGGACGGTCAGCCGGACCTGCTCCCCGGTCTCTTCTGCAACGAACGAGAAGGTCCGCGTCTCCCCGTTCTCGCTGCAGAACGCCTGCAAATTCAGCATATGCCCGAGCCCTTTGAGCCCTTCCTCGTGCTGGAGCAGTTCGTACGAGGGGGTCAACAGCGGTCGGGGGAGGAAGGTGATACATTTCTTTTTGGCCCGGGTCACCGAGACGTTCAGCCGGTTCAGGCTGTAGATGAACGTGGCCTCCTGCTGTGCCGTCTCAGGGTCGCTGACCCCGTAACTGACGATGACAGCATCGGCCTCCCGCCCCTGCATCTTGTCGACGGTGTCGACGAACGGGGGGCTGTGCCAGATCCACAACCCGTTGACGGCCTTCCGGATCGCTTCGATCTGGGCGTGATGCGGGGAGACTATGAAGAGACCCTCTTCGAAGAACTGCCGGTCCCCCTCCATGGTCAGGGGGTACCCCCGATCGCTCTCCGGGGCGAGGAGCCGTTCACGGAGCTGAACGACCAGGGCCGCGACGATCCCTGCCTCGACCTGGTTCTCGACCGTGGCCTGAACGTCCTCAAGCACGGCCAGCACCAGCGGGTACGCCGGGTCGAGGATCCAGGCCAGCATCGCATCGAGGGAACTCCCCGGCCGGCCGGCCGGTTTCAGGGAGAGCCGCTGCTCTGCAAGAACCGGTGTCGCCGGCACGTAGCCGTCCCCGTACAGGGCCGCCGCCGGGAACCGGGAGAGGGTGCTGTTCATCCGCCAGTTCTCGAGCAGTTCGGCCGTGTACCGGGGCTGGTCGTGATCGTCGCGGAGGCGCAGGTAGCGGAAGATCGATTCGTGCAGCCCGGGGAGACCGTCCTCGGGTTCGGGGTACTCGCCCTTGATGATCGGCGGCAGTTGCTGGTCGTCGCCGGCAAAGACCAGCCGTCCGCCGGGCCTGAGGGCCGCGAGGGCCAGCGAGAGCTCCCCGAACCTGAGCTGCGAGGCCTCGTCGACGATCAGCAGGTCGAAGGGTGCCAGGTATTTCGATGCCTTGTATATTCCGTACACGGTCCCGCCGAGCACCAGCGATGGGTCGTCGGAGAAGAGGCCGGCCTTGATTGCATCGTTGGTGGTCGAGGCCGGGCCGTTCCGCCGATAGGTCTCGTCCCGGTCGATCTTGACGACCCGCACCCCCTTTCCGACCGGCAGGTCGTGGACCTGGGACTGAACCTTGCTGAGCAGGTTCTCGACGGCGCTGTGGGTGAAGGCCGTCACCAGGATCCGGATTCCCCGTCTCTGCTCCTGCCGGGCCTGGACGAGGGAGAGGATCGCCGCAGCCAGAAACGTGGTCTTGCCTGTGCCGGGCGGACCCCATACCAGGGTCAGCCGGTTCTTCAGGATCTGATCGAAGGCCGCCCGCTGGCTGCTGGTGAGGTGATGGGAATTCGCATACCCCCTGGCCGCTTCGACGAACCCGGGATCCTCGGCGAGGGGCGTGGCCACCGTCAGGGGCTCCTCGATCAACCGGATCAGGTCGGTATCATCCAGGTCGCACTCGCTCAACCGTGAAAGGATCGTGTCGACGTTGTAGTCCATGAAGACCGGGTAAAGGACGGCAGGGTCCCCCTTCTGAAACGGTTCCATCTCCTTCTTCTGTTCGACTTTCAGGCTGACCTGTTTGATGAGGCCGGTCCGAAGGTCGGGTAGCGTCCCCTCCACCGTCGCCTGTCTGAGGATCGAACTCTTCGGGGTGTACCGCCGCTTCCTCCGTTCATAGTCGTTGTAGCAGAGCTGGGCCCGCTCCCCTTCGTCCCCGGGCGGGACGATCAACCGGATCGTTCCCTGTGCCTCGAAGAGGTACGGGTCGAGCGGCTGTTCAAGTTTCCAGCGGTCGTCGCCGAGGGAGACCACCGGGACGCTAATCCCCAGTTCGAGCCTTTCCGAGGCCGGGAGCGACCGCTTCTCTCGGACTTCGAGGGCTGCGATGAACGACTCGTACCGGACGATAAACGCGAGCCTGGAGAGGAGGGGATGGACGAAGTCCATCGGGGCGGGGAGGAAGAACTTCGGGGCCCAGGCGACGAGACTATCGCCGAGTGCCTCCCGGATCCCGGTCACGACCGAGGAGGCCGCGTCGAGTCGCCGGCCCAGTTCCTCCTGGATCGCTTCGACGCCCGCCTCCACGTTCTGTCCATTCCAGACCGAGAGGATCACGTCGCTCCGGAGCGTGTTGGAGAGGTCGAACCAGAACCGTCTGGAGGGGTTCAATGTCTGGGGATAGTGAGAAGCAGGGAGTACCTCCTGGACTTCGGGGAGTCGGTAGAAGATCGGAATCGGGAGTGCGGCCAGCCGCCGGATCACCCCGGTCAGCACGATCAGCGGGAAGGGCACCTCCTTGCCGGGGTGTTCGTCTGCTTCGGCCAGGGTCGTGTCCTGGAAGTGGAAGAGGAGGGTCAGTACCTTCGGGGCGAGGTCCGGATCCTTCACGGCCTCGTAGAGGAGTTTGATGAAGAGGCGCTGTTCGTAGGTGTCGAAGACGTAGGTCTGCAGGGAGAACTGTTCGTTCCACTCCAGATGGTCGCGGTTGTATCCGTCGACGATCTCCAGCAGTCCGTACAGGTGGTCGATAAATTTGGTGCGGACAGTGGCACACTCCTCCGATGATCTGGCAACGAAGACCGTCCTGCCAAACGGCGTCCCGAACGGCCCGTCGCTCCCGCCGAATCGTCGGACGCCGGCGGCATAGATGAAGCCGTCGACCGGGCTCTCCTGCAGGGTCAGCACGATCCGGACCGACTCGTATCTGGGAAACCCGACCGAGTAGCCGCCGTGCCTGACCACCTCGTGCCGGTCCAGGGCCTGCAGGGCATGGGCGTACCGCTCCCGCCGGTTCATGAGGGACCCGCAGCCATTGAATATCACGGGTGCATCATCCCGTTCAAGGCAGGTCGTCAGGTCGCCGAGGGAGTCGACCGACCCGTTCTTCTCCCACCTGGCCTCGCGGAGGTAAGCCCTGCCGGCGACCGAGAGGAACGGAAGGAGCGAGACCGACTGCTTCTCTTCAGCCTCCTTCCGGCAGTATTCGTAGAACTCGCACCACTCGCACCGGTAATAGAGGTGCCACCCGAGGTCTTTTGGGCTGGCGGTCAGGATCTCGTTGAGTTTATGGGAGAAGAAGTCCTCGAGGATCCGCTGCGACGGGATGAGATCGAACCAGACCGGTTCGGGCTGGTTGTACAGCCAGATCCCGGCCTGCACCTGGTCGGCCGCGAGCGGGAGATCGTTGGCTTTCAGCACCTCCTGGAGCATCCGGGCATAGAGGGTCACCTGGATCCGGTGGCTGCCTTTCAAAAATTCGCTGGCCTTGACATCGATGATCTGCAGCCTCCGCTTGCCGTGCACCGTCGTGCAGCGGATCAGGTCGGGCCGGCTGATCCCGAATCTGCAGAGGTCGCTGCTGACTCCGTACTGGGAGAGGAAGTCCGGTGGCGGCTGCAGGGTCGGCTGGTAGAGGTGATGCCCGGGTGAGAGGGTGGAGAGGCCGTCGAGGGTCTCCTGCCATTCGAGCACCCGCTCATGCAATGCACCGCTCCCTGAAGCGATCTGAACCTGGCCTTCGAGCTTCCGGACCACCTCTTCCTCCCATGAGAACCCGGCATCGAGGAGGGCTTTGGCCGCCGGGGCGGTGTTGACCTTGCCGGCAGGCAATTTATTGATCATCCGCTCTGCCTTGGGAGTCGCGTGGTATCGCAGGTACCGCGGGCACTCAAAGAAGAAGTACCGCGAGAGCATCGAGGGGCTGAGATTGTAACGGGTCATACATCACCGGATTTTTAGGTCTCTCTGATGTGATGAAGACCGGATCTGATCTTTTCGCAACAGGATCTGTCAGAGGTATTGGTGCTGGAGTAAAAAATAGGTGAAGGTTCAGGACGAGCGTCGCGTGATCGATCACGGTCTGCTCGATCATTCATCAAATCTGAGGATTTTTTCTCGATCAATTTCACGATCCGGGTTCATATCTGGCGAATTATTTTTATTTAAGTGATCGAATAGTAAAATTTCAAATATTCTTAGGTCTTTTCACATTTCCATGAAAAAATCCCGATCAAAATGGAGAAATACGCGATAATTCAGGTTCTTCTCTTAGAGGAGATCGGATTCATCTTCCTGGCAGGTATTCTGGGTCGACAGATTCAGAGTGGAATAGAAATTTTAATCAGGGATACACGATCCAAAAGCCGTATTCCAACCGATCGGAACGGACTGATGGCATCTTCACCGATCAATCCGAATCGGAACAATTTTTCCCGGTAAAATATTAAAATGGACGCCAAATATTGGGTGAATTCGAGAATTTCCTGAACACTGGGAATGAAATCTATAATCTGCCGTTCATTTTAGAATTCACGAAAATTATCCCGGAACAAATTTAATTTTAAGGGAAAATTAGACAGATTTCGGTCCCTCAACAAATTTTATCTCAATTCTAAAATGCGAGATAATTGAAGGATATCATCCCGGTTTTCTGAGGGTGACAGGTGTGACACCCTGATCAAAGAAGCAACCGAAATGGGGACGGTGAACTGCGCGTCCACCACCTGTTCAGAGTCCCCGCATCACCCTCTCCCAGCCAGCACTTCGCCGGGTCGTGGGAATCACCGGGACCGGATCCGATTCAGCGATCCAGGATACCAGACCCTCTGCAACGTCGACGACTGCGCCGATCCGAGATGTGATCGTCACCCCAAACCAAAACCACGGTCCTGGCCACCATCGATGATCTTCGCGACCCCGAGTATCGTTCAGGAGGTTGGATCCCGATCAGGATATTGAGATAAAGCACCATCTCTGATCTCAAAAAATACGGTCTTATTCAGATTGTTTAGACATATTTTACCCATTCTTCCTGAAGTAAACATGAGATCATGCCATTTTTTAAATAGATAGACTTCGTTGATTGTGCCTATCTTGAAATTGAGAGGTGAGATTCTTTGCTCACAGGCCGATTTGACGACCCTTCATCGATCCGGATCTTCCTGAAATTTTAAAATCCCCCGGCCGGTTGAGATATCTCATTTTCACCCTTCTTCATTGAAAATACAGCGATATTACCATTATACATACCTCTCTTTCCAGGGTATGATGCATCGCAATGGATTCCATAATATGAGTGATAATCAGTCTAAATCAGAAAAGCGGACGTATGCGCGTTTAGATGTCATCCACAAAGCATATCACCTGATCCGTAACTGTACTATGATGAAATTTCTGAAGGCGACAGGAGTGCTCGTACTCTTCACCCTCGTCTGCATCTCATGCGCAGGTGCTGCGTCCACAACAGCGACAACGGTACCAACCCAGACTGCAACTGTTCAGACCACAACTACCCCAACAACGGTCTCCACAACAGCGACGACTGCATCGAGTCAGGCTCAGGTCATCACCCCGAGCGTGGCGACAGTCCCGGCCAACACCGGAGTCTTTGCGATCGGGAGCGTCGGAGATGTCGGTGTCGGACAGACCGCCGGTGCGACCCTCTACGTGAACAACGCCTGGAGTCCGGTTTTCGGCGACACGTATATCGATATCACCTGGGACTCCTCAGTCGCCGAGTACGTCTCCACTGACATCAAGGTTTCCTCCAACACCACTGCAGCAGAAGGTGGAAACGGGCATGTACGGGTTGCCCTCGGGGATTTCAAGAATGGATACCCGGCCGGCAGTTACCCGATCGCAACCATCAACCTCAAGGCACTCAAGCAAGGAACCACGCCATTGACCGTTACGATCGACCACGTCAGATACTGGTCGTCCGACCTTTCGACCTTCACTGACATCACATCGAGTGCAACTGCAGTGAGCGGTGTCTTCTCAACCGGAGCAGTCACGGCACCCACGCAGGTCATTGTAACCTCACAAACAGGGACCTCTCCGGTGACCACCACGACCCAGTACATCGCTCCGAGTGGCCCGGTCTCCTATGGGGACTCCAGCTCGTCAGGCAATGGTGACACCTACACCGGTGTCGGTGGTGAACCCACGATCCAAAAAACCACCACAAATGTCACAACTACAGTCCCAACCACGGTGATCACCACTGTTAACACAACCGTCAACACGACACAGACGATCAGTGAACCGACCCTCACCATTGAGACGACCGTCCCGACAGAGGTTCAGACGATTCCAACAACAGTCCCGACCACGAAGAAGGCAGGGGCGTTCCCTGGCATCATCACCCTGATCGGCCTGGCAGGTGCAGGACTTCTGCTCCTGGCAGGGCGGAAGAACTAAAAATAATCAATAGTTCCAATCTTTTTTGGTGATCGCGAACCAGCGATCGTTCGATGACGCATAATCCGGTCGACATCGAAAGGTTAGGTCACCCAAATACTCATGCGAAAGATTGTGACCCAGGTAATCCTTGCCATAATCTGGTGATGAAGGATCCTGTCGAGATATAAGTCGACAGGCGAATTGGAACACAATCAAAAAAGATCTACTCTTCGGTACCGATAACCAGATGGATCTGGTCGTCGAGCTCCTTCATCGTAAACGGCTTGGTCAGCACTCCGCGGAACCCATACTCACGATGGTTGGCCATCACCGGGTCGTTGGAGTAACCACTGCAGACGATAGCCCTGACCTGCGGATCGAGTTCGAGGAGTTGTTTGATCGTCTCCTTGCCACCGAGCCCGCCGGCCCCGGTCAGATCGAGGATCACCGCATCAAACGGCGACTCAGATTCAAGAGCGGCCTTGTAGAGTTCTATAGCCTGATCCCCTTCCTCCGCAAATGCAAACCGATATCCGAGCAGCGAGAGCATCTCCCCTCCAACCTCCCTGATCATCGTCTCATCATCCATCCAGAGGATCCGTTCGTTGCCTTGAAGAGGATGAACAGAAGGAACAGATTCCACTGGCAACTGCATCTGGGAGGCAGGAATGTACAGGGTGAATGTTGAACCGCCCCCTGTCACCGAGTCGACGATCAGGGAACCACCATGGTTTCGAAGGATCGAATAGGCCACCGTCAACCCAAGACCGCTTCCCTTCTGCTTGGTCGTGAAGTACGGCTCGTAGATCTTCGAGAGAAACTCCTTTGGAATGCCGATCCCATGATCTTTTACCGCAATCCTGACGTAGTTCCCCGCCTTCAGCGAAAGGACCTGATCGGAGGCCAGGGAGACGTTATCTCCGATCACATCAAGGATCCCGCCGTCAGGCATCGCCTGATCTGCATTGATCACGAGATTATTGATCACCTGCCGAATCTGCCCCTCGTCAGCCTCGACTGGCCAGAGATCCTCTGCAATCGAAAACTTCTTTCTGACAGCCGAACCTGAAAGTGCAAACGAGACTGCATCGATCAGCAGATCGTTCAGGCGGAGTTGACGCTTGATCGGTTTCCCCCCGCGTGAGAAGGTCAACAGTTGCCGGGTCAGATCTCTTGCACGGTGTGCGGCCATCTCAGCTTCAGAGAGCCGTTCGTACGCCTTCTCCTCTGGCTTGAGATGCGCCTTGGCAACAACGATGTTCCCTTCAATGGCGGTCAGGGCGTTGTTGAAGTCATGAGCGATTCCGCCAGCCAGCACCCCGATAGACTCAAGCCGTTCGTTCTTCGCGAGATCCTCCTCCATCCGCCGGGCTGCGGTTATATCGCGGAACACGATCACCACCCCGATGATCTTGCCGTCCTTGTCCCTGACAGCCGCCACACTATCCCCGAGCGGTCGTTCGATCCCGTCCTTCCCAATCAACAGCCGGAAGTGGGATGAGTCGGTCGTCTCCTCTTTTTTGAGAACTGCAGCGACCGGGTTTACGCAATGGTTCCTGGTCTTCTCATTGATCACCTGATAGACCTGATCGATCGGTAATCCCACGGCTTCGCTGGCAGTCCAACCGGTCAGGCTCTCGGCGACCCTGTTCATCATCCCGACCGACCCCCCAACATCAGTGACGATCACCCCCTCGCCGATGTTCCAGAGCGTCACCGCCAACCGTTCTTTCTCGTCAGCCAGAGCTTCTTCTGCCCGTTTTCGCTCGGTGATATCCTCCATCGCGAGTAGAATCCGGTCAGTGTCCCCCCGTTCCTCGTAGACCCAGCGGGCGTTCAGCAGCATCACACGCCGGCCCAGGGCCGGGAACTCATGGTCAAGTTCGAGCCCTTCATACTGGAAACTGTGGTGCAGGATCTTTTCAAGCAGGGCCAGGAACTGTGGGATATTCCATTCCTGGTCTGCGAGGTCATGGATAAACCGCCCTTCGACCTGCTCTGGGGTGACATGGAAGTCCAGATAGAACGAGCGATTCGCCGACACGATCCGCAGCCGGTTGTCGAGCACGATCAGGGACTCCCTGATCGTGTCCACGATATTCTCAGCGTACTCCCGTGCACGCTGCAACTGCACGATCTGTTCCATCCGTTCCCGCTCGATACTGTATCGAATCGATCGGTCGAGCAGATGGCCGCTCATCTGTCCCTTAACGAGGTAGGTGTAGGCACCCTCTCTGAGGGCATGGATCGCCATCTCCTCATCACCAAGCCCGCTGACCACGATCACCGGCACATGCGGAGCCTTCGCTCTGATCTTGACCAGCGTTGAAAGGCCGTAGGCATCAGGGAGGTTCAGATCCAGCAGGATCGTATCGAACTTCTCATTATTCAGATGAAGCAGGGCATATTCAAGCCGCTCGACATGCACAACCTCATACCGGTCAGTATGGATCTCGACCAGCATCTCTCGGATGAGCCGGGCGTCACCGGGGTTATCCTCGACCAGCAGTACCCGAATGGGATCAGGATCCATCCGTCACCTCCCCGACGGTGGACGCAGCAGGACCCTTCAGCCAGAAATGTTCGATGGACTGGATCACATTGAAAAATTTCTCAAGGTTCACAGGTTTGATGATATAACAGTTGGCATGCAGGTTATACGACGTAATAATATCCTCCTCTGCAGTTGAGATGGTCAGCACTATCACCGGGATCCTGTCCAGATTACAGTCCTCTTTGATCCTGGCCAACACCTCCCGACCGTTCCTGCGGGGCAGGTTCAGATCGAGCAGGATCAGGTCAGGTCGGGGAGCATCATGATACTGTCCTTCCCTGTACAGAAATGCCAGGGCCTCGACACCATCAGGCACAACTGAAAGGTCGAATGGCATTCTGGCCTCTCTGAGAGCTTCTGCGGTCAGACGAACGTCCCCAGGACTGTCTTCAATGAGCAGGATCTGATAGACCTGGCCTGTGTTACCCTCCTCGTCGGTTCCGTTTTGATTCATGGTACGGGACATTGTGTTATCTCGTGCATTCAGGCCGATTCGTTCTGCTCTCCAGTTCATTACTATGTTCTCCTTGGGACGGCGGGCCCTGGTGATGATGAGCGTTCCGCGTTCGGGATCCGCGGGTCAGATATTTCCAGGAGACCATGCCCTGGAAAATCAGAATCTGCTGTTATATCATCTGATCGTTGGCTTATTCGATGGTATACGGTGTATATTATTACTGATCTCGATAATTAACCTTGCGGCATTCTATAGTTCTCCAGGGGGATTTTCATCTCAAATCGTGCCCCTGCTCCGGGTGTGCCGTTTTCTCTGATCGTGATCCCGGTCATATCCAGGATCTCCCTGATCAGAAAGAGGCCGTAACCGGTACTGGATCCATACCCCATCGAGAAGATCTTCTCCTTCAATGCCTCAGGCACCCCCTGCCCATCGTCCTCGACAACCAGCAGCATCCCATCTTCATCAGGAAGAGATGAGATACTGATCTCAGTGACGGTGGCACCATGCACGAGGGAATTTTCAAAGAGGTTGGCGAAGACTCGCTCAAGCAATGCATCCGCATAGATTTCGAGGTTATCAAGTTGGGTTTTGAGCGTGATACCGGACCGACGAGGGTTTCCGCCAGCCCGCCAGATCACATCCTGCAGCCGGTGCCAGTGCGGAGGACTGGCTCCGATGTCCTGATACTCAGCCGTGAACTGGATCTGTTTTTTGATGGCAGTCGACGCGGCCTCGATCCGTGAGATATACTCTGGGTTAATCATCGATGGCCCCATTCCATCGAGGATCTCCAGATATCCGAGGATCACGGTCAAATGGTTCAGGATATCATGGCGGGTGATGCTGTTGAGGAGATTCAGTTTTTTGTTCGCCTGCCTGACCGCCTCCTGAGCCCTGGTCTGTTCGGTGATATCCAGAAACGAGAGCAGGAGGAGATCTGGCTGTCCCGAGGAAGACGGAAGAGAGCGGGCATTCAGCAGCATCACACGCTGGCCGATCGCTGGAAAGGTGTGCTTGAGTTCAAAGCCATTGAGTGATCTGCCCGGGTCCATTATCTGCTCTATCAGGATGAGGGGATCAGGGATCTTCCATTCAGCATCTGCGAGATCGAGGATCGACCGCCCTTCGGTCTGCCCCGGCTCCAGATGAAACTGGAGATAAAATGACTGGTTTGCAGAGTGAATGATTTTACCGGTATCCAGAATCACCAGCGGTTCGTGAATAGCGTTGAATATCAGTTCAGCATCTTCATGCGTATTATGGATCGTTGTCTCTCCTTCTTCGAGCCCACTGACTCCGATCATCGGGATCTGTTCTGCCCCAGTCCGGATCTTCGATCGGTTATTGAGGCCATCCGGATCGGATACGCTCAGATCCAGAAGAATCGTATCGTACCCCCTTTCCCGCAGATTCTTCAGCGCCTCGTTCAGTCGTCCGACATGCACGATCTCATACAGACTGCGATCACCTTCACTCAGCATCTCCTGAAACTCTTCTGTTTCTACTGGATCGTCCTTGTCAAGGACCACCCAGATTGGATTACGATCCATTGATCCCACCTCCTGCCCCTCGATCTGGGATTCGACAGATCCTACAATTCCCAAAGAAACGAATGAACACAGAGAACCGGTGCAGGTCTGCTAGCCTGACAGCGGGACAACCAGTCCTGGTATTGATTGAGGCGCAGATATCCCCTTCTGCACTCGGTTTGTTTCGCACAGTGATGAATCTGATTGTTACTGATTTTTCCGTCAGGATCACCCCCAATCTCGTTTGTAGAATTATGTAACCCGGAATACTGACCTGGTGGCAGATCAAACCGGATATCGGAC is part of the Methanosphaerula palustris E1-9c genome and encodes:
- a CDS encoding bifunctional RecB family nuclease/DEAD/DEAH box helicase, whose amino-acid sequence is MTRYNLSPSMLSRYFFFECPRYLRYHATPKAERMINKLPAGKVNTAPAAKALLDAGFSWEEEVVRKLEGQVQIASGSGALHERVLEWQETLDGLSTLSPGHHLYQPTLQPPPDFLSQYGVSSDLCRFGISRPDLIRCTTVHGKRRLQIIDVKASEFLKGSHRIQVTLYARMLQEVLKANDLPLAADQVQAGIWLYNQPEPVWFDLIPSQRILEDFFSHKLNEILTASPKDLGWHLYYRCEWCEFYEYCRKEAEEKQSVSLLPFLSVAGRAYLREARWEKNGSVDSLGDLTTCLERDDAPVIFNGCGSLMNRRERYAHALQALDRHEVVRHGGYSVGFPRYESVRIVLTLQESPVDGFIYAAGVRRFGGSDGPFGTPFGRTVFVARSSEECATVRTKFIDHLYGLLEIVDGYNRDHLEWNEQFSLQTYVFDTYEQRLFIKLLYEAVKDPDLAPKVLTLLFHFQDTTLAEADEHPGKEVPFPLIVLTGVIRRLAALPIPIFYRLPEVQEVLPASHYPQTLNPSRRFWFDLSNTLRSDVILSVWNGQNVEAGVEAIQEELGRRLDAASSVVTGIREALGDSLVAWAPKFFLPAPMDFVHPLLSRLAFIVRYESFIAALEVREKRSLPASERLELGISVPVVSLGDDRWKLEQPLDPYLFEAQGTIRLIVPPGDEGERAQLCYNDYERRKRRYTPKSSILRQATVEGTLPDLRTGLIKQVSLKVEQKKEMEPFQKGDPAVLYPVFMDYNVDTILSRLSECDLDDTDLIRLIEEPLTVATPLAEDPGFVEAARGYANSHHLTSSQRAAFDQILKNRLTLVWGPPGTGKTTFLAAAILSLVQARQEQRRGIRILVTAFTHSAVENLLSKVQSQVHDLPVGKGVRVVKIDRDETYRRNGPASTTNDAIKAGLFSDDPSLVLGGTVYGIYKASKYLAPFDLLIVDEASQLRFGELSLALAALRPGGRLVFAGDDQQLPPIIKGEYPEPEDGLPGLHESIFRYLRLRDDHDQPRYTAELLENWRMNSTLSRFPAAALYGDGYVPATPVLAEQRLSLKPAGRPGSSLDAMLAWILDPAYPLVLAVLEDVQATVENQVEAGIVAALVVQLRERLLAPESDRGYPLTMEGDRQFFEEGLFIVSPHHAQIEAIRKAVNGLWIWHSPPFVDTVDKMQGREADAVIVSYGVSDPETAQQEATFIYSLNRLNVSVTRAKKKCITFLPRPLLTPSYELLQHEEGLKGLGHMLNLQAFCSENGETRTFSFVAEETGEQVRLTVLRTRVD
- a CDS encoding hybrid sensor histidine kinase/response regulator → MDPDPIRVLLVEDNPGDARLIREMLVEIHTDRYEVVHVERLEYALLHLNNEKFDTILLDLNLPDAYGLSTLVKIRAKAPHVPVIVVSGLGDEEMAIHALREGAYTYLVKGQMSGHLLDRSIRYSIERERMEQIVQLQRAREYAENIVDTIRESLIVLDNRLRIVSANRSFYLDFHVTPEQVEGRFIHDLADQEWNIPQFLALLEKILHHSFQYEGLELDHEFPALGRRVMLLNARWVYEERGDTDRILLAMEDITERKRAEEALADEKERLAVTLWNIGEGVIVTDVGGSVGMMNRVAESLTGWTASEAVGLPIDQVYQVINEKTRNHCVNPVAAVLKKEETTDSSHFRLLIGKDGIERPLGDSVAAVRDKDGKIIGVVIVFRDITAARRMEEDLAKNERLESIGVLAGGIAHDFNNALTAIEGNIVVAKAHLKPEEKAYERLSEAEMAAHRARDLTRQLLTFSRGGKPIKRQLRLNDLLIDAVSFALSGSAVRKKFSIAEDLWPVEADEGQIRQVINNLVINADQAMPDGGILDVIGDNVSLASDQVLSLKAGNYVRIAVKDHGIGIPKEFLSKIYEPYFTTKQKGSGLGLTVAYSILRNHGGSLIVDSVTGGGSTFTLYIPASQMQLPVESVPSVHPLQGNERILWMDDETMIREVGGEMLSLLGYRFAFAEEGDQAIELYKAALESESPFDAVILDLTGAGGLGGKETIKQLLELDPQVRAIVCSGYSNDPVMANHREYGFRGVLTKPFTMKELDDQIHLVIGTEE
- a CDS encoding response regulator gives rise to the protein MNWRAERIGLNARDNTMSRTMNQNGTDEEGNTGQVYQILLIEDSPGDVRLTAEALREARMPFDLSVVPDGVEALAFLYREGQYHDAPRPDLILLDLNLPRRNGREVLARIKEDCNLDRIPVIVLTISTAEEDIITSYNLHANCYIIKPVNLEKFFNVIQSIEHFWLKGPAASTVGEVTDGS
- a CDS encoding ATP-binding protein, which codes for MDRNPIWVVLDKDDPVETEEFQEMLSEGDRSLYEIVHVGRLNEALKNLRERGYDTILLDLSVSDPDGLNNRSKIRTGAEQIPMIGVSGLEEGETTIHNTHEDAELIFNAIHEPLVILDTGKIIHSANQSFYLQFHLEPGQTEGRSILDLADAEWKIPDPLILIEQIMDPGRSLNGFELKHTFPAIGQRVMLLNARSLPSSSGQPDLLLLSFLDITEQTRAQEAVRQANKKLNLLNSITRHDILNHLTVILGYLEILDGMGPSMINPEYISRIEAASTAIKKQIQFTAEYQDIGASPPHWHRLQDVIWRAGGNPRRSGITLKTQLDNLEIYADALLERVFANLFENSLVHGATVTEISISSLPDEDGMLLVVEDDGQGVPEALKEKIFSMGYGSSTGYGLFLIREILDMTGITIRENGTPGAGARFEMKIPLENYRMPQG